The Setaria viridis chromosome 9, Setaria_viridis_v4.0, whole genome shotgun sequence sequence TACACAGTTGTGTCGATGCACAATATGGCACAACTTGTGCTTAATGTTCCATCTTAAAACGCTAGACCCATTGTTGGGTTGGCAGCTATTTTACAAATTAGTAGAATGTTCTCATCCTTCCTCCATCTCTTTGCACATAtggttggctgtggcctgaccTCTCAGATTGCGAGGCAGCACTGCCTACAACTAATGGGCCAAATTCGGTAGTTGTTTCAACTACAAAAGAAAAGTTCATAATGCAATATCGTTATAAGTTTCCTTTGCATAGGTGAATTATCTTGCTCAAGGTGAAGTGCGACCATGATGTAATTAAATTGTTGTTTTGCTTCCATTTATTGTGTTTAGGGGTTTTCTTGGCATGAAATGGAAAGGAGATATCCTGTATCGAGAAGTGAATGGAAATCTAGAGAAATATGACTCCGATCCGAAATCTTAAGATTACAGCGACATGCCAAACAATAATAGTGGGTGAGTGGATTAGTGTAAAGCCACTAATGCAGAACAATTCTAGCTATAAATAAGAGTCTTGAATTCTTTGCCTGGTCAAGAGAACAAAAAGAATACCAATGATCTCATACCATGTTCATAATGTTCCCTTTTTTCTGTTTGGATGTATATGCCTTCCCTTTCCGTCACACAGCTAGGATAGCAAGCTAGCAAAGTCCTTTAATTTCCtctcttgaaaaaaaaagggagtgGAAACAAGACTGCGTGCCTACGTGATCTCCATAACCAGTAAACAACTGGGTTTTGATTATTCCGGTGTCATCGCCCGGTCACCTATAAATAGGCTTTAGCATTCGCCGTTAGCATCTCACCGCACCGAGCTGAAAATCTAAGAGAGCTAGCATTAGCTACCTAGTGCTAGTAGCCAAGCATTGCATCGCATCGGTATGGCCTCAGCAGCGCGCATGAGTGCGCCGGCGCTAATGGTGACCTTGGCCGTGCTGGCATTagtcgccggcggccgtgcgCAGCTGCAGTACGGTTTCTACAAGGGCAAGTGCAACGCTAGCGATGTGGAGGCGGTGGTGCAGAGCCTCGTCAAGGCCCGCTTCGCCCGCGAGGCCGCGATCGTCGCCTACCTCCTCCGTCTGCAATTCCACGAGTGCGCCGTCAACGTACGTTACCACAACCAAGTCTCCATGCACCGATTGCTACGGAGGGTTCGCCGTTGATTAACATGGCAAGAGATTATAATTGCAGGGGTGCGACGGCAGTCTGCTGATCGACGGACCCGGCACGGAGAAGACGGCGCCGCCGAACCTGAGCGTTAAGGGCTACGACCTCATCGCCACCATCAAGGCGGAGCTGGAAAAGAAGTGCCCCGGCGTGGTTTCGTGCTCCGACATCGAGATCCTCGCCACCAGGGACGCGGTCGCTCTTGCCGGCGGGCAGCCGTACGCGGTGCGCACGGGGCGCAGGGACCGCCGCCAGTCCCGGGCCTACGACGTCAAGCTCCCGGGGGCCGACTACACGGCGGCGCAGGCCGTCGCGTACTACACCAGGCTGGGGATGAACGCGTACGACACGGTGGTGCTGCTGGGCGCACACACCGTTGGCGCCACGCACTGCAGCGCCATCAAGAACAGCCGGCTGTACGGGTACGGCGGCAAGCCCGGTGCGACGGACCCCGGCATGGACCCGGCCACCGCGTCAGTGTACAAGAGGTACGTGTGCCCGAACGTCTCGTCATCGGACGGGAACACCGTGTTCCTTGACGACCAGTGGAGCGCGGTCAAGGTGGACAACCACTACTACAGAAACCTACagctccgccgcggcgtcctctCCGTTGACCAGAATCTCTACAACGACGGCTCCACACGTTGGATCGTCGACCAGCTCGCCAGCAATGCTGGGCTCTTCCAGTCGCAGTTCGCCAGGGTTCTGGTAAAGCTCAGCGAGGTCAACGTGCTCACCGGCACTCAGGGAGAGATCCGCAAGGTCTGCAGCAAGTTTAACTGACCAACCGATCGTCCAGTTCTCCTCCGCTATTTATCCGTTGACGAAATTTCCCTCTTGGTTTGGTGATCCCAAATGTTGTCGCCTTCTTCTTATTTCTTTCTGGTTTGATCCATGCAAGTGGCTTGGTTTTGATCAGATGATTGATTCGTTTCATTTGAACTCTACAGTTTTTTGTTATAAGTAGTAATAACATATCTGATCATATGTATTTGATTATACGAAATGCTGTATTCTTCTTATTTCTTTTGATTTGATCAAAGTTTGTTGATCTTGATCTGATGCTCGATTCAGTTTATTTGAAATCTACAGTTTTTGTAATACTATGTAATAGCATATGAATGTACCATGTGTGTGATTCTACGGAGTAGTTTTGTTTGGGAACTCGCTTTTTCCACGTCGGACGAGAAGTCCGGCTCGGAACAGATCCAAGTCCGATAAACAACACCGCATAAATATACAGCTACCGCTCCTCACCGATCTCATCGTAGACTGCAGCCAGCGGCCATCGCGAGGGGGACAAGACCGGCAGACGGCGGCAACGAGTGCGAGACAGCGCGGGCGACGACAATGGCGCGGCGGGGCACGGAGTTCTTCCCGGACCTGGGCGCGCACTGCGACGAGGCCGAGTGCAACCAGCTGGACTTCCTCCCCTTCGAGTGCGACGGGTGCGGCGGGTCCTTCTGCGCGGCGCACCGCACGTACCGGGACCACGGCTGCGCCAAGGCCGCCGACCCGGGCCGCACCGTCGTGCTGTGCCCGGACTGCGGCGACTCCGTCGAGCGGGCGGCCCCGGGGCAGGCCGAACGGGACATCCTGGACGCGCACGCGCCATCGGGCCGCTGCGACCCGGCGAGGAAGCGCAAGCCGCAGTGCCCGCGCCGCAGTGCAAGGAGGCGCTCACCTTCTGCAACACAACGCAGTGCAAGGGGTGCGACCTCAAGGTGTGCCTCAAGCATCGGTTCCCGGCGGACCACGactgcgccggcgcggcggcgggaggctgTAATGCCGCCTTCCACGGTGCAATTTGCGGTGTGCGTCGCCTATACAGGCGAGTGAAGTCCTTTTTGCCTGGCCAGCGAGCCGGCTATATATGCATTGAGCAACTCGATTGATTTGGCATCGAAGAAATAGAGCAGAAACAATCCATACTGAGGTTTGATATAGCTGTGGCGTGTAATCGACGAAGCCGTACGATTCCTTTGCACGCAATCCGGACGAAGTCGTTCGTTCCGAATCCGAATTGGCTTGGAAGAAGCATGGCACAAGAAACTGTTTCTTTCCTGACTGGATGGCTTCTTTTGTTCCTCCTAAACATAGTGATTCGGAAGCTTAAGGAAAATACTGTGTGTACGAGGACTTTCCTCAGGTCTGTACTAAcatctttttttccccctcgaATTTACACGACGCTCGTGTGAGGAGCTGGTAGTTCTTTCGGCACGGTTTACACGGATGTTGTGATTACATGAAACATTCGACCTAAAGTAAAATCTACCAGAGCCTATGAACTAAGGCGTGCGTAGACTCTCCAGTGCAGTGTTTCCAGCTAGGATCCATAGATCAGCTTCCGCCCGGATCTTGGACAGGAGGTCCTGCTTTGTTGATGTTCCATCTCTGAAGACCCGTTTGTTCCGCTCTTTCCAGACTTCCCAGGAGCGCCAGGAGGGAGTCCATGCCTGCCTTCTTGCATTGCGGAGTTCTGTTCCTCAGTTGAGACCACCAGGAGAGAAGTGAAAGATCTCCAGCGGGCGCCTGTGCAGGTAGGTTGAGGGCAACCAGGATTGAGTACCAGATCTGTTGAGTGAAGGAACAAGAGACGAGGATGTGATCTCAGGTCTCTGGTTCCTGATCACAAAGGAGGCAGCCGACGTGAGTTTCCAGATCGTGCCGTTGTAGTCGATCCGCTGTCCATAAGCGTCTCCTGATGGCCGTCCAGACGAAAATCTTCACCTTTAGGAGTGCCCATGTTCTTCATATCCGGTTTGCACCCCGCAATGGAATGGTTCCTTGATGTAGCATCTTGTAGGCGGATCGAGCGGTGTAGGTTCCGTTGGCGGTCCAGCGCCGCATGAACCTGTCTTCCCGTTCCGGAGCTAGTTGGATAGCCGTCACCGCATCCCATATCTGCAGGTAATCAACGATTGCCGCCACCGAGAGCGAGCCGGTGATGTCCCTGATCCAGCGTCCGTCGTGTAGGGCCTCAGAAACGCCTCTTCTTGATTCTGACGGAGACAGCATGGCATAAGCATGGCGCAAACGACTCAATTGTCCGGCCGTCAAGCCAATTGTCCAACCGAAGAGAGTACTTTGATTTGCAGCTGAGACCAGGCACGGTTCTCATCCGTTTTCTGGAGCCATAGCCACCTGGTTTGTAGGGCGAAACCTGTTAGCTTCAAGTCAGGAATGCCAAGACCCCCAAGGTACTTTGGGCGGCAAGCGGTAGTCCATGCCATAGTACATTTACCCCGCACCGATTGGTCATGGCCCGCCTAGAGAAACTTCCTGCAGATGGAGTCAGTCTCTTGGCGTGCCCAGGCCGGAAGACTGTCTGCGAGCATGGCGTAGATAGGGACTGCCACGAGCACTGATTTCACCTTGATTAACCACCCGGCCTTGTTCATGAGTGGACCTTGCCAAGGCGGCAATTTCGCTGctaccgcctccaccaccggtcGGATTTGAGATTTTGGGAGTGCTTTGGAGCTCAGTGGGAGGCCCAGGTATTTGATTGGGAAGGGGGAAATCTGACATCCCAGGATTTGTTGTATGCCGTCCAAGGCCAATTCTTCACCGTATATCAGAGTAATGCAGTACTTGCTGAGGTTCGTGCGCAAACCTGCCGCTTCAGCGAAAATGGAGAGGATGTTCTCAACAGCTCGTGCCTCACGTCGCGATGGGTGGATGAAGAGGATCACATCATCGGCGTAGAGACTGCATTGGAATTTGATTGCCGGATGTCCCATTGGCCTTAGGAGACCTGAATCCCTTGCTTTCAAAAACAGGCGATTCAACTGTACTAACATCTGAAAGCGATGAGAAATGACTTGTTAATAGCATGGGCTTCGTTCGCGACCATTTCATCGATTATTGTCTCTGCATTCTTCCAAGAAAAAAAGTTGGGCAGGCATAGGCTATCCCTAGTAAAAATACACACGACGTTACTTGAAGAATGTTCAGAAGCACAAGCACTAGCTGAGCAATGTAAGCGTTCATAATTCGTATCTAGAATCTGACCACTTTATGTGAGCGTACTGTATAAAAGAAAGAAGCATATCATAATTCCTGCTTGAGTTATGACGGCCAAAATTCACTGGTAACTAACACTCATCAGGTTGTGGAATTCATGAACATTCAAATGGCATAAAACAAAGTTGACACAAAATCAATCCCGTGCAGTTGGAGCATTGGTGCCCAAGTCTAAATTTTGAGGGTAAACTTCACTCAACAACAGCTAACAAATCCGATTCCCGGCAGAAACAGTGCTTCTCATCTGTACCAAGGTCCACCTAAAGTATACAACACAGTGAGCAAGTCACATAACTTATCAGAACTTGTAGGACTCAGAACAAGCCCATGAAATATTTTCAGTTAGGCAGTACCTCGTAAGCATTGATATCTGAGAAGAGAACCTGCAAATCGCAAGAACCAGGTTAGAGTGTCCTGTGAGATACATTTTACTTGGGTAGAAGTACATATAAGGAAGGACTACGTCAACTATAACTGATGGAAGAAACGATGTATTCTGTCCTTAGCACTAAAGTAGGAGGGGAAAATAGACCAGGAGAGAAAAGCAAAATAGAGCATGTGTGTTTTCAGATTTTGCAGCACATTGCAGTAGTGGACAAGATCATACTGGTTGGTTGCAGCTTGCAGGTTAACTCTATTGTCAAACTCAACCACTCTTCAATTTAGTTATGAAATGCGAGCCCCAGTAGGGCCCTCTGTTGGGTTTTGGCCTCTATAAATGGTCAATTAAGTATCTCGACAAAGCAGTACCTAAATAGAAGATTGAATATATGAAGAGTGCACAATACATTTGTCTTCACAATTAAAGGTCAAACCATCAGAATAAGAACCTTAACTGAAAATTATTATTCATTCACATACTCAAAAAATTACAATCCATTCCTTTACAGAATAACAGTACATCCCACATGTCCAATATTTTCATTCAGTTCATCATATAACAGAAAGATTATAGAAGACAAGCAACCACAAAATGTGCATCACGCAAGTAGAACGTTCTCTAGTAAACAGACTTCAcatgcaaggaaaaaaaatgcttcATGCTAGCAAAAGTGAGTGCTTGGGCATATGACAAAATGCTGCTTACCTTCTTTCCAGCCTCAACTTCACTAACATCAGCACCGACCGATAGAATCTAGCATGAACAATACAATATTGTTGAACTAGAACCTGCTGGAGTTAAGAATCACAGAAACCAACAGTGGATTGAGACCTCACCTCACCCATCAGATATCGCTCGAACTTAACAGCAGACTTTGGT is a genomic window containing:
- the LOC117840375 gene encoding peroxidase 57 translates to MASAARMSAPALMVTLAVLALVAGGRAQLQYGFYKGKCNASDVEAVVQSLVKARFAREAAIVAYLLRLQFHECAVNGCDGSLLIDGPGTEKTAPPNLSVKGYDLIATIKAELEKKCPGVVSCSDIEILATRDAVALAGGQPYAVRTGRRDRRQSRAYDVKLPGADYTAAQAVAYYTRLGMNAYDTVVLLGAHTVGATHCSAIKNSRLYGYGGKPGATDPGMDPATASVYKRYVCPNVSSSDGNTVFLDDQWSAVKVDNHYYRNLQLRRGVLSVDQNLYNDGSTRWIVDQLASNAGLFQSQFARVLVKLSEVNVLTGTQGEIRKVCSKFN